Proteins encoded in a region of the Candidatus Abyssobacteria bacterium SURF_5 genome:
- a CDS encoding UDP-2,3-diacylglucosamine diphosphatase, protein MRGKKILFLCDAHLGSGTNEELKGRVLSDFIDRMPQRGVSTLYILGDLFDFWFEYESVILSRYFHFLTALSGAVKSGIEVHLIVGNHDYWAGDFLRNTIGMKIHYAPIEIELDGRRIFICHGDGLNEYDRGYLVLKAIIRNRAILWFVRWVHPDLLLRIAKRFSRFSRQSTSVAGKLREDEGIQQYARRKLEEGFDIVIAGHSHMPHDETISIDGKARRYFNVGDMQEQFSYLEYVDGKFQLKYLKAGQEG, encoded by the coding sequence ATGAGAGGAAAAAAGATTCTATTTCTCTGTGACGCACACCTGGGCTCCGGCACAAACGAGGAGTTGAAAGGCAGGGTGCTGTCGGATTTCATCGATCGGATGCCCCAGAGGGGGGTGTCCACGCTTTATATTCTCGGCGACCTCTTCGATTTTTGGTTCGAGTACGAGTCGGTCATTCTGTCTCGCTATTTCCATTTCCTCACTGCGCTTTCGGGAGCGGTCAAGAGCGGAATCGAGGTTCATCTGATCGTCGGCAACCACGACTACTGGGCGGGCGACTTTCTCAGAAACACCATCGGCATGAAGATACATTATGCGCCGATAGAGATCGAGTTGGACGGGCGGCGCATTTTTATTTGTCACGGCGACGGCCTTAACGAATACGACCGCGGCTACTTGGTGCTGAAGGCAATCATAAGAAATCGGGCGATCCTGTGGTTCGTACGCTGGGTCCACCCGGACTTGCTGCTGCGGATTGCGAAGCGGTTTTCGCGGTTCAGCCGGCAAAGCACGTCGGTTGCGGGCAAACTGCGAGAGGATGAGGGCATTCAGCAATATGCGCGCCGGAAGCTTGAGGAAGGATTTGATATCGTGATCGCCGGCCATTCGCACATGCCGCACGACGAAACCATCTCGATCGATGGAAAAGCCAGGCGCTACTTCAACGTCGGCGACATGCAGGAACAGTTCTCGTACCTCGAATATGTCGACGGCAAATTCCAGTTGAAGTATCTGAAAGCCGGCCAGGAGGGATGA
- the xylB gene encoding xylulokinase, with amino-acid sequence MALMLGLDIGTTGVKALAVRPDGAVAFESFSSCEISSPQPKWAEQNPEDWWRAFCRSTSQLLAAGLKPGEIAAVGLSGQMHSSVFLDSQLRVFRPAILWCDVRTTRQCREITERAGLDLLRNEASNPALEGFTAPKVLWLREHEPAHFEQLQHLLLAKDYIRFRLTGELATDFSDAAGTLLFDVGARKWSRRILSALNLDPAILPPVIASQQISGTITHHAAEETGLRAGTPVVGGGADNACAAVGAGIVEEGVAQASIGSSGVFLAALSSHRADEHMRLHCMNHAAPDMWYLMGVMLTAGLSLKWFKEAFCNEEAEQARREGRDVYDLLSESAASVPAGSEGLIFLPYLNGERTPHADSGARGLLCGLTLRHQKAHMVRAIMEGIAFGLRDSLELVRQLGIEVHEIILAGGGAKSPLWRQIQADVFGQPVRTLKVSDAAPFGAALLAGVGAGIFADCAQATLATVRKAEQVAPVPEHVRVYNDHYPLYKKLYALNRDVFHRLGTMT; translated from the coding sequence ATGGCATTAATGCTCGGACTGGATATTGGAACGACCGGAGTCAAAGCGCTTGCGGTCAGGCCGGATGGCGCGGTCGCGTTCGAAAGTTTTTCCAGTTGCGAGATATCTTCTCCTCAACCGAAATGGGCCGAACAGAATCCGGAGGACTGGTGGCGGGCTTTTTGCCGATCCACAAGCCAGCTCTTGGCCGCGGGGCTGAAACCCGGTGAAATCGCCGCCGTGGGCCTGTCCGGCCAAATGCATTCGTCCGTATTTCTGGATTCACAACTGCGGGTGTTCCGGCCGGCCATCCTGTGGTGCGACGTTCGCACCACGCGGCAGTGCCGGGAGATAACCGAGCGGGCCGGTCTCGATCTTTTGCGAAATGAGGCCTCAAATCCGGCGCTCGAGGGATTCACCGCACCCAAAGTCCTCTGGCTGCGAGAGCACGAACCGGCGCATTTTGAGCAACTGCAACACCTTCTCCTGGCAAAGGATTACATCCGTTTTCGCTTGACCGGCGAACTCGCGACTGATTTTTCCGATGCGGCCGGAACACTATTGTTCGATGTGGGCGCGAGAAAATGGTCGCGTCGCATCCTGTCGGCGCTCAACCTTGATCCCGCCATCCTTCCACCCGTCATCGCTTCGCAACAGATTTCCGGCACAATCACGCATCACGCGGCGGAGGAGACCGGACTCCGCGCCGGAACCCCTGTTGTCGGCGGGGGCGCCGACAACGCGTGCGCCGCCGTCGGCGCAGGCATCGTCGAGGAGGGCGTAGCGCAGGCAAGCATCGGCTCCTCGGGGGTCTTCCTGGCAGCGTTGTCCTCTCATCGCGCGGACGAGCATATGCGGCTCCATTGCATGAATCACGCGGCCCCAGACATGTGGTACCTGATGGGGGTGATGCTGACGGCTGGCCTCTCGCTGAAATGGTTCAAGGAAGCTTTCTGCAACGAAGAAGCGGAGCAGGCGCGGCGCGAGGGCCGCGACGTCTATGATCTTCTTTCGGAATCAGCCGCTTCCGTGCCGGCAGGATCCGAAGGCCTGATCTTCCTGCCGTATCTCAACGGCGAGCGCACGCCGCATGCGGATTCGGGCGCGCGCGGCCTGCTGTGCGGCCTGACGCTCCGGCATCAGAAAGCCCACATGGTCCGGGCGATCATGGAGGGGATCGCGTTCGGCCTGCGCGACAGCCTGGAACTGGTGCGCCAACTCGGCATCGAGGTTCACGAGATCATCCTTGCAGGCGGTGGAGCGAAAAGCCCTCTGTGGCGCCAAATCCAGGCCGACGTGTTCGGGCAACCAGTCCGCACGCTCAAGGTGTCGGATGCCGCCCCCTTCGGAGCGGCGCTCTTGGCCGGGGTGGGCGCCGGCATCTTCGCGGATTGCGCGCAGGCGACGCTGGCCACTGTCCGAAAAGCCGAACAGGTCGCCCCTGTCCCTGAGCATGTGCGCGTATATAATGATCATTATCCCCTATATAAGAAACTCTATGCCCTAAACCGGGACGTTTTCCACCGCCTCGGGACCATGACGTAG
- the secA gene encoding preprotein translocase subunit SecA, which translates to MIFKLLQKIFGTQHERDIKKLRPIADEIKAHEPALLALSDKQLRAKTSEFRRRLGAGETLDDILPEAFALVKEACRRLYGKNWYVRGHEITWDMVHFDCQLIGGAVLHQGKIAEMATGEGKTLVATLPIYLNALAGKGVHLITVNDYLASRDREWMGPVYEFLGLSAGCLQQRMDSDERQEEYRADITSGTNSEFGFDYLRDNMSIHKERQVQRGHHYAIVDEVDSVLIDEARTPLIISGPVEQSNEQYEALAPAVDRLYHQQQRITKKLMDEAEPLIENGSEFEAGKKLLMVKKGSPKDKRFLALMENAKLQRLVHRTELDLMGDKLMGGKEESPIMKLVSDLYFTIDEKSNVADLTEKGRRTISSGKLDMFVLPEIDEEEHALDRELEGLRADKSLDYDIKLQREMELEAKRWQLYDRMNTVSQRIHAVSQLLRAYSLFERDVDYIVSDNKVVIVDEFTGRLMPSRRFSDGLHQALEAKERVKVGEANQTLATITLQNYYKMYDKLAGMTGTADTEAQEFHDIYKLDVVVVPTNRPLIRHNFSDCIYKTEREKFKAVINEVREMHKLGRPSLVGTISVEKSELLGKMLRTERIPHHILNAKYHEKEAEIVARAGQRGAVTIATNMAGRGTDIKLGEGIAKLGGLHIIGTERHESRRIDNQLRGRAGRQGDPGSSRFYISLEDDLMRLFGSDRIMKIMDRLGIEEDQPIEHSLVSRSIETAQKRVEAHNLEIRKHLLKYDDVMNKQREIIYAERQRSLDEDNLKEHMLEMVDDLLEEKMEEFVPPDTLPDEWNLRGLSDWLRRHLAILVRFDHVDLETVEAEHIFDRLQQAVRAAYDDRERRFGPETMREIERVAILRSVDSRWKDHLYAMDLLKEGIGLRAHGGKDPLVEYKHEGYNLFSEMIADVKLGAAEFLFRVQVGEPQKIQKKLEPKPQPAEATLTSHDSSSPGALSEAPKQPARLIAGDGSSKPARVPVKVGDKIGRNEPCPCGSGKKYKKCCGS; encoded by the coding sequence ATGATATTCAAGCTATTACAGAAAATCTTCGGAACGCAGCACGAGCGGGACATCAAGAAACTGCGACCGATCGCTGACGAGATCAAGGCGCACGAGCCCGCCCTGTTAGCGCTTTCCGACAAACAGCTCCGCGCCAAGACCTCCGAGTTTCGCCGCCGCCTGGGCGCGGGCGAAACGCTGGACGATATCCTGCCCGAGGCATTTGCCCTGGTCAAAGAGGCCTGCCGCCGACTCTACGGCAAGAACTGGTACGTGCGAGGGCACGAGATCACGTGGGACATGGTGCACTTCGACTGCCAGCTCATTGGCGGAGCGGTGCTGCACCAAGGCAAAATCGCCGAAATGGCCACGGGCGAAGGAAAAACGCTGGTGGCGACACTGCCCATTTATTTGAACGCGCTCGCCGGCAAAGGCGTGCACCTGATAACCGTGAACGATTATCTGGCCAGCCGCGACCGTGAATGGATGGGTCCCGTATATGAATTCCTGGGGCTGAGCGCCGGCTGCTTGCAGCAGCGAATGGACTCCGACGAGCGTCAGGAGGAGTACCGGGCCGATATCACCTCCGGCACGAACAGCGAGTTCGGGTTCGACTACCTGCGCGACAACATGAGCATCCACAAAGAGCGCCAGGTGCAGCGCGGCCATCACTATGCGATCGTGGACGAAGTCGACAGCGTCCTCATCGATGAAGCGCGCACGCCGCTCATCATCTCCGGGCCGGTCGAGCAGTCCAACGAGCAGTATGAGGCGCTTGCGCCCGCGGTCGACCGCCTCTACCACCAGCAGCAACGCATCACAAAGAAACTGATGGACGAGGCCGAGCCGCTCATCGAGAACGGAAGCGAATTCGAGGCCGGCAAAAAACTGCTCATGGTGAAGAAGGGCAGTCCCAAGGACAAGCGCTTCCTCGCGTTGATGGAAAATGCAAAGCTCCAGAGGTTGGTGCATCGCACCGAACTCGACCTGATGGGCGACAAACTGATGGGCGGCAAAGAGGAATCCCCGATCATGAAGCTCGTCTCCGACCTGTACTTCACGATCGATGAGAAATCCAATGTGGCCGATCTGACCGAAAAAGGCAGACGCACCATTTCTTCCGGCAAGCTCGATATGTTCGTCCTGCCGGAGATTGACGAGGAAGAACACGCACTCGATCGGGAACTTGAGGGCCTGCGGGCGGATAAGTCGCTCGATTACGATATCAAGCTCCAGCGCGAAATGGAACTCGAGGCCAAACGTTGGCAACTGTACGACCGCATGAATACCGTCAGCCAGCGCATTCACGCCGTCTCGCAACTGCTGCGCGCGTATTCACTGTTCGAGCGCGACGTTGATTATATCGTCTCCGACAATAAAGTCGTTATCGTTGATGAGTTCACCGGCCGCCTGATGCCGAGCCGCCGCTTCAGCGACGGCCTGCACCAGGCGCTCGAGGCGAAGGAGCGCGTGAAAGTCGGCGAGGCAAACCAGACGCTCGCAACCATCACCCTCCAGAATTATTACAAAATGTACGACAAGCTGGCCGGAATGACCGGAACGGCCGACACCGAGGCTCAGGAATTCCACGACATCTACAAGCTCGACGTCGTGGTTGTCCCGACGAACCGTCCGCTCATCCGCCACAATTTCTCGGACTGCATCTATAAGACCGAGCGGGAGAAATTCAAGGCGGTGATCAACGAGGTCAGGGAAATGCACAAGCTTGGCCGCCCGTCGCTCGTCGGCACGATTTCCGTGGAGAAGTCCGAGTTGCTCGGCAAGATGCTTCGTACCGAGCGCATCCCCCATCACATCCTTAACGCGAAATATCATGAGAAAGAAGCCGAGATCGTCGCGCGAGCGGGCCAGCGAGGCGCCGTCACCATTGCGACCAACATGGCCGGCCGCGGCACCGACATCAAGCTGGGCGAAGGCATCGCAAAGCTCGGCGGACTCCACATCATCGGCACGGAGCGTCACGAGAGCAGGCGCATCGACAATCAGCTCCGTGGTCGTGCGGGCCGGCAGGGCGATCCGGGTTCGTCGCGCTTTTATATCTCACTCGAAGACGACCTGATGCGCCTGTTCGGATCCGACCGCATCATGAAGATCATGGATCGCCTCGGCATTGAAGAGGACCAGCCGATCGAGCACTCGCTGGTCTCGCGCTCGATCGAGACGGCGCAGAAGCGGGTTGAGGCGCACAACCTCGAGATCCGCAAGCATCTGCTCAAGTACGACGACGTCATGAACAAGCAGCGCGAGATCATTTACGCCGAGCGCCAGCGCTCGCTCGACGAAGATAACCTGAAAGAGCACATGCTCGAGATGGTCGACGACCTCCTTGAAGAGAAAATGGAGGAGTTCGTGCCGCCGGACACGCTGCCCGACGAGTGGAACCTGCGCGGTTTGTCCGATTGGCTGCGTCGCCACCTCGCGATCCTCGTCCGGTTCGACCACGTCGACCTTGAGACCGTCGAGGCCGAGCACATATTCGACCGGCTGCAGCAGGCGGTCCGGGCGGCATATGACGACCGCGAGCGGCGATTCGGACCCGAGACAATGCGCGAGATCGAGCGTGTCGCAATTCTGCGATCGGTTGATTCTCGATGGAAAGATCACCTGTACGCGATGGACCTGCTGAAAGAAGGCATCGGCCTGCGGGCCCACGGCGGCAAAGATCCGCTGGTCGAGTACAAGCACGAAGGTTACAACCTGTTCAGCGAAATGATCGCCGACGTCAAGCTGGGCGCCGCGGAATTCCTCTTCCGCGTGCAAGTCGGCGAACCGCAAAAAATCCAAAAGAAGCTCGAACCGAAGCCGCAACCGGCGGAGGCGACATTGACCTCGCACGATTCGTCATCGCCGGGCGCATTGAGCGAAGCGCCGAAACAGCCGGCGCGGCTTATCGCCGGCGACGGATCGAGCAAGCCGGCAAGAGTTCCCGTCAAGGTCGGCGATAAGATCGGCCGCAACGAGCCTTGCCCGTGCGGCAGCGGAAAGAAATACAAGAAATGCTGCGGCTCGTGA
- a CDS encoding pyridoxal phosphate-dependent aminotransferase, giving the protein MKRPIDIPPFLVMEVLERAQELERQGRHIIHLEVGEPDFPTPECIKEAAVKALRDERTHYSASVGILPLREAVCESYRARYGVDISPDRVVVTSGTSPGFLLVLSCILQERDEVILPNPHYACYPQFIKYAGGAPAFVDVKEETGYELEPGLVRRRVRPKTRAVLLNSPANPTGHVMDGEVIRQLASVGPVVVSDEIYHGLVYKGKEHTALEYTDDAFVLNGFSKLYSMTGWRLGYIITPMKYQRLIQKMQQNFFIAANTFVQWAGVAALKEAQPDVDRMVACFNERRKLILRRIREIGFKVVKEPTGAFYVLANARRFTRDSLAFAFEVLENAGVGIAPGIDFGSNAEGFVRFSYANSLDNIEEGMRRLEEYLSSDGRKQSANRTASKKSKL; this is encoded by the coding sequence ATGAAACGTCCTATAGATATTCCGCCGTTCCTGGTGATGGAAGTGCTCGAACGCGCGCAGGAACTCGAGCGACAGGGACGCCATATCATTCATCTTGAGGTGGGCGAGCCGGATTTCCCGACGCCGGAATGCATCAAAGAGGCCGCCGTCAAAGCTTTGCGAGACGAGAGGACTCATTATTCGGCAAGCGTGGGGATCCTGCCGCTGCGTGAGGCAGTCTGCGAATCCTATCGTGCGCGCTATGGCGTCGATATTTCTCCCGATCGCGTCGTCGTCACTTCGGGAACGTCTCCCGGCTTTCTGCTCGTGCTTTCCTGCATCCTGCAAGAGCGCGATGAGGTTATTCTCCCCAATCCCCATTACGCCTGCTATCCGCAATTCATCAAGTATGCTGGCGGCGCTCCCGCCTTCGTCGACGTCAAAGAAGAGACCGGTTATGAGCTCGAGCCGGGACTCGTGCGCCGGCGGGTCCGTCCCAAAACCAGAGCCGTTCTTCTCAATTCGCCGGCCAACCCGACAGGCCATGTAATGGACGGAGAGGTGATCCGGCAGCTTGCTTCGGTCGGGCCAGTTGTTGTCTCCGACGAGATATACCACGGCCTCGTTTATAAGGGGAAAGAACACACGGCGCTCGAATACACGGATGACGCATTTGTTCTGAACGGCTTCTCGAAATTGTACTCGATGACCGGCTGGCGGCTCGGTTATATCATCACCCCCATGAAATACCAGCGACTGATCCAGAAGATGCAGCAGAATTTCTTCATCGCTGCGAATACGTTTGTTCAGTGGGCGGGCGTTGCGGCTCTGAAGGAGGCTCAGCCGGACGTCGACCGGATGGTGGCATGTTTCAATGAGCGCCGCAAGCTTATCCTCCGCCGAATCAGGGAAATTGGTTTCAAGGTGGTGAAGGAGCCCACCGGCGCATTCTATGTGTTGGCGAATGCGAGGCGATTCACGCGGGATTCGTTGGCGTTTGCCTTTGAGGTACTCGAAAATGCCGGCGTCGGGATCGCGCCCGGCATCGATTTCGGCTCGAACGCTGAAGGTTTCGTCAGGTTCTCGTACGCGAATTCACTGGACAATATTGAGGAGGGAATGCGGAGGCTCGAGGAGTATCTGTCGAGTGACGGCAGGAAACAATCGGCGAACCGCACGGCTTCGAAGAAGAGCAAGCTGTAG
- a CDS encoding 2-isopropylmalate synthase, with the protein MPKKRRLKLSKKTYVLEQDYYHYELRDVTEPNLHRTIFSYEDIPKIPFNHRHVPIAMPNEIWITDTTFRDGQQARPPYTVEQIVQLYKFLHRLGGAKGKIRQTEFFLYTEKDREAVRRCQELDYKFPEITGWIRANRKDLELVREMGLKETGILTSCSDYHIFLKLHKTRKQALEDYLDVVKATLDMGIIPRCHFEDATRADFLGFVIPFAQELMKLSKQYGIPVKIRICDTMGYGVPYDGVSTPRGVQQILYNMLNYGGIPSEYLEWHGHNDFHKVLINASTAWLYGCAAANGTLLGIGERTGNPPLEALVLEYAALRGDLDGMHTPVITEIGHYYRSELGYNIPANFPFVGAEFNTTRAGIHADGALKNEEIYNIFNTEKFLHRPLVVAINDKSGLAGVAFWVNSMLDLKGDKRLDKQDEGVKKLYDWVMAQYENGRTTEISSDEMLHAAQQIMPKRFRKF; encoded by the coding sequence ATGCCGAAGAAAAGAAGATTAAAGCTGAGCAAAAAAACGTATGTACTTGAGCAGGACTATTATCATTATGAGCTGCGCGATGTGACGGAGCCGAATCTTCATCGCACCATTTTCTCTTATGAAGATATTCCGAAAATCCCTTTTAATCACCGGCACGTTCCCATAGCAATGCCGAATGAAATCTGGATAACGGATACCACCTTCCGCGACGGACAACAAGCGCGGCCGCCGTACACGGTCGAGCAGATCGTTCAGCTTTACAAGTTTCTTCACCGCCTGGGCGGCGCCAAGGGGAAAATCCGGCAGACCGAGTTTTTCCTTTATACGGAGAAGGACCGCGAGGCCGTCCGCAGATGTCAGGAGCTTGATTACAAGTTTCCGGAGATAACCGGCTGGATTCGCGCAAACCGCAAAGATCTTGAACTTGTGAGAGAGATGGGCCTGAAAGAGACCGGCATCCTCACGTCCTGCTCGGATTACCACATTTTTCTCAAGCTCCACAAAACGCGGAAACAGGCGCTCGAGGATTATCTGGACGTCGTCAAGGCCACGCTCGACATGGGGATAATCCCGCGCTGCCATTTCGAGGATGCCACGCGCGCCGATTTCCTGGGGTTCGTGATCCCGTTTGCGCAGGAATTGATGAAGCTGTCGAAGCAGTACGGCATTCCGGTCAAGATCCGCATCTGCGACACGATGGGCTACGGCGTTCCCTACGACGGAGTATCGACGCCGCGCGGGGTTCAGCAGATTCTGTACAACATGCTCAACTACGGCGGAATCCCGAGCGAGTATCTGGAGTGGCACGGTCACAACGATTTCCACAAGGTGCTCATCAACGCATCGACTGCCTGGCTATATGGCTGTGCCGCCGCTAATGGAACTCTGCTTGGGATTGGCGAACGCACGGGGAATCCGCCGCTCGAGGCGCTGGTGCTCGAGTATGCGGCGCTTCGCGGCGACCTCGACGGCATGCACACACCGGTGATCACCGAGATCGGCCATTATTATCGTTCCGAACTTGGCTACAATATTCCGGCGAATTTCCCATTTGTCGGGGCCGAATTCAATACCACGCGCGCGGGCATCCACGCCGACGGCGCCCTCAAGAACGAGGAAATATACAACATTTTCAATACCGAGAAGTTTCTGCACCGTCCGCTCGTCGTCGCGATCAACGACAAGAGCGGGCTCGCCGGCGTCGCGTTCTGGGTCAACTCGATGCTCGATCTGAAGGGTGATAAACGGCTCGACAAACAGGATGAGGGTGTGAAGAAACTCTACGATTGGGTGATGGCGCAGTATGAGAACGGTCGCACCACCGAAATCTCCAGCGACGAAATGCTGCACGCCGCCCAGCAAATCATGCCCAAAAGGTTCAGGAAGTTCTGA
- a CDS encoding site-2 protease family protein produces the protein MNDNGRIESAGGIEPEVFSPANGYEHAPSLARVRRKISTNIILFIATLFTTIFAGAMLAEVNPVTHPHLLYRGIPFSLTLMGILLSHELGHYLMSRRHNVDATLPYFIPAPTFVGTFGAVIKVNSNVPDRRALLDIGASGPIIGFLFSIPALVIGFELSYPVPDITGGINFGSSILLEVLAGIFFSSIPDGYAINLHPIALAGWIGLLVTMMNLLPVGMMDGGHISYALFGRRHYHISVAVVVVLLVMGIYGWFGWAIWGMLNMAFGLRHPPPTHPHVPLDGRRKLIGAAAAVIFIVTFVPMPFSVV, from the coding sequence ATGAATGATAATGGGCGTATAGAGTCTGCTGGGGGGATAGAGCCGGAAGTCTTTAGTCCGGCTAATGGATACGAGCACGCCCCATCCCTGGCGCGGGTGCGCCGAAAGATATCGACGAACATCATCCTGTTTATCGCCACGCTGTTCACCACCATTTTTGCGGGCGCAATGCTTGCGGAAGTCAATCCGGTCACTCATCCTCATCTGCTCTACCGCGGGATCCCGTTCTCGCTGACTCTGATGGGTATTTTGCTCTCACACGAGCTGGGCCATTACCTCATGTCGCGGCGCCACAACGTCGATGCGACTCTTCCGTATTTCATCCCCGCTCCAACCTTCGTCGGTACCTTTGGGGCGGTAATCAAGGTGAACTCGAATGTTCCAGACCGGCGCGCGCTTCTGGATATCGGGGCCTCCGGCCCAATCATCGGGTTCCTGTTCTCGATTCCGGCGCTGGTAATCGGGTTCGAGTTGTCATATCCGGTACCGGATATCACCGGCGGGATCAATTTTGGGTCGTCGATTCTGCTGGAGGTTCTCGCCGGCATTTTCTTTTCCTCGATACCGGACGGCTACGCGATAAATCTGCATCCGATAGCGCTTGCCGGATGGATCGGCTTGCTGGTGACGATGATGAATCTGCTGCCGGTTGGCATGATGGACGGCGGCCACATCTCCTACGCATTGTTTGGCAGGCGGCATTATCATATTTCGGTCGCAGTCGTTGTCGTTTTACTGGTGATGGGCATTTACGGCTGGTTCGGCTGGGCCATATGGGGCATGCTCAATATGGCGTTCGGTCTGCGTCATCCCCCGCCGACTCATCCCCATGTTCCACTTGACGGCAGGCGAAAACTGATTGGCGCGGCCGCGGCCGTGATTTTCATCGTGACATTCGTGCCGATGCCGTTTTCGGTCGTATAA
- a CDS encoding acyl-CoA dehydrogenase, translating to MFDMLLNEKEKAVKREVRDFVKSIPAQLLKDMDEGKVMYPREIAQEAARRKLLGLRFPEVWGGRGLGWVGEMAAIEEIGMLGASPACLYSLVSIVGEALNEFGTDEQKRKYLRPMLEGKIFCAEALTEPRGGSDFFGATTIATRDGDSFILNGQKRFVVGAEGADFFAVYAKTAPENHPHESISLFIVDRDDTVLVKHVYGLMGTRGGGAGRLLFHDSRVPAKNLIGPLNAGGLIFNRMMVPERMTSAAGSIGMAQAAIDIAARYSTKRKAFGQKIMKFQAVNFMVADSISKLDAARSLNYVAARAADTSDNPRRLVSQAKKVATETAWEVINNAMQIMGGIGYTNIYPVEKYLRDCRLSMIWTGTNEIMNLLIQHEYYKELAAADGQVRDVEQDAVGAAEVEEKIYE from the coding sequence ATGTTTGACATGCTGCTCAATGAAAAAGAGAAGGCGGTAAAGCGGGAAGTCAGGGATTTCGTCAAGAGCATTCCTGCGCAATTGCTCAAAGACATGGACGAAGGAAAAGTAATGTATCCGCGCGAGATAGCACAGGAGGCTGCTCGGCGCAAGCTGCTCGGGCTTCGCTTCCCCGAGGTGTGGGGCGGCCGCGGGCTCGGCTGGGTCGGCGAGATGGCGGCTATCGAGGAGATCGGTATGCTCGGCGCTTCGCCCGCCTGCCTGTATTCCCTGGTCAGCATCGTTGGCGAGGCGCTGAACGAGTTCGGCACCGACGAACAGAAACGCAAGTATCTTCGCCCGATGCTCGAGGGCAAGATTTTTTGTGCGGAGGCGCTGACGGAACCGCGCGGCGGCAGCGACTTCTTCGGAGCGACCACAATCGCCACGCGCGACGGAGACAGCTTCATCCTCAACGGCCAGAAACGATTTGTGGTCGGCGCGGAAGGCGCGGATTTCTTTGCCGTCTATGCGAAGACGGCGCCCGAAAACCATCCGCACGAATCGATCAGCCTCTTCATCGTCGATCGCGACGACACCGTGCTGGTGAAACACGTGTACGGGCTGATGGGGACGAGAGGCGGCGGCGCCGGACGCCTGTTGTTTCACGATTCAAGAGTGCCGGCAAAGAACCTTATCGGGCCGCTGAATGCGGGCGGCCTCATCTTCAATCGAATGATGGTGCCCGAGCGCATGACCAGCGCCGCCGGCTCGATCGGGATGGCGCAGGCGGCAATCGATATCGCCGCTCGTTACAGCACCAAGCGCAAAGCATTCGGGCAGAAAATCATGAAGTTCCAGGCCGTCAATTTCATGGTCGCCGACAGCATCTCAAAACTCGATGCGGCGCGCAGCCTGAATTATGTTGCGGCGCGCGCGGCCGATACAAGCGATAACCCGCGCCGGCTCGTTTCGCAGGCCAAGAAGGTGGCCACCGAGACCGCATGGGAAGTGATCAATAACGCGATGCAGATCATGGGCGGCATCGGATACACGAATATTTATCCGGTCGAGAAGTACCTGCGCGATTGCAGGCTCTCGATGATCTGGACCGGCACCAACGAGATCATGAACCTGCTGATCCAGCACGAATATTATAAAGAACTGGCCGCGGCGGACGGCCAGGTGCGCGACGTCGAACAGGATGCGGTAGGCGCGGCAGAGGTCGAAGAAAAAATCTACGAATAA
- the hisF gene encoding imidazole glycerol phosphate synthase subunit HisF: MSLIKIMPCLDMKDGRVVKGVHFVDLKDAGDPVENARYYQQEGADELAMLDIAATLENRQTRLEWVRNVSAVISIPLTVGGGISSLEDIEMVLEAGASKVSMNSAAVKNPKLVSQAAKKFGSETITVAVDARRNKKMPSGFELVVSGGTKPVGKDAVAWAKECEKLGAGVILPTSMDADGTRDGYDLEFTRAISDAVTVPVVASGGAGKLEHFYQAVVEGGAQIVLAASVFHYRTFTIPQVKQYLKEKGLQVSL; encoded by the coding sequence ATGTCATTGATCAAGATTATGCCCTGTCTCGATATGAAAGACGGCAGGGTTGTCAAGGGAGTGCATTTCGTCGACTTGAAGGATGCGGGCGATCCGGTCGAGAACGCGCGCTATTATCAGCAGGAGGGCGCAGATGAACTCGCGATGCTCGATATCGCGGCCACCCTCGAAAACCGGCAGACGCGTCTCGAATGGGTCAGGAACGTTTCCGCCGTGATCAGCATTCCGCTCACCGTTGGCGGCGGCATCTCGAGTCTTGAAGACATCGAGATGGTGCTTGAGGCCGGCGCCAGCAAGGTATCAATGAATAGTGCGGCGGTGAAGAATCCCAAGCTGGTTTCTCAGGCCGCGAAAAAGTTCGGATCGGAAACGATCACCGTTGCGGTTGACGCCAGGCGTAACAAGAAAATGCCGTCAGGATTCGAGTTGGTGGTTTCCGGCGGCACGAAACCGGTGGGCAAGGACGCCGTCGCATGGGCCAAAGAATGCGAGAAGCTGGGGGCCGGCGTGATCCTGCCGACCAGCATGGATGCGGACGGCACGCGTGACGGGTATGATCTTGAATTCACTCGAGCCATTTCCGACGCGGTAACAGTTCCGGTCGTCGCCTCGGGCGGCGCGGGAAAGCTCGAGCATTTTTATCAGGCGGTTGTCGAGGGCGGCGCGCAGATCGTTCTGGCGGCCTCCGTTTTCCACTACCGCACCTTCACCATCCCGCAGGTGAAACAATATCTAAAAGAAAAAGGATTGCAGGTGAGTCTATAG